The following coding sequences lie in one Metallumcola ferriviriculae genomic window:
- a CDS encoding DUF2007 domain-containing protein, which yields MSVKDGQIKWKKLCRVADIMEREIILGILRSEGIKFRQQGEALGQVYGLNAGPLAQVTVFVPEDRWEEAREILNSALELNEGE from the coding sequence ATGTCTGTAAAAGACGGCCAAATTAAGTGGAAAAAATTATGCCGCGTAGCCGACATCATGGAGAGGGAAATCATCCTTGGTATACTACGCAGCGAAGGAATTAAATTCAGACAGCAGGGAGAGGCACTGGGACAGGTCTACGGCTTAAACGCCGGTCCTTTGGCTCAGGTCACGGTATTTGTACCGGAGGATCGCTGGGAGGAAGCCAGGGAGATCCTCAACTCCGCGCTAGAACTTAACGAGGGGGAATAA
- the pduL gene encoding phosphate propanoyltransferase produces MEIQVGVSARHIHLSEEHLQKLFGAGYQLTPERYLSIATQYISKERLTVRGPKGELSKVAIIGPARPKTQVEISKTDGFTIGINVPVRLSGDLEGSESVTLVGPAGELLISEGLIVAMRHIHMTVDDAEEFGFQHKDFAMVVVKGARSLVFDFVVVRVAAENTHTEIHLDTDEANTSNLRTGDGAELLHVNDKKLRLEQIINMFDERQLRILEQSVDEILVDEKKRLAMMEDILSNLRRK; encoded by the coding sequence TTGGAAATTCAGGTAGGCGTTTCAGCAAGACACATCCATTTGAGTGAGGAACATTTGCAAAAACTATTTGGAGCAGGTTATCAATTAACCCCTGAGCGTTATTTATCTATAGCGACCCAATATATTTCTAAAGAAAGGCTGACTGTACGCGGCCCCAAGGGTGAATTAAGCAAAGTTGCCATCATTGGTCCGGCTCGCCCTAAAACTCAAGTCGAGATATCGAAAACTGATGGCTTTACTATTGGAATCAATGTACCAGTACGCCTATCCGGTGATCTTGAGGGTTCGGAAAGCGTAACCCTAGTTGGCCCTGCCGGGGAATTGCTAATTTCCGAAGGGCTAATAGTTGCTATGCGCCACATACATATGACCGTTGATGATGCTGAAGAATTTGGTTTTCAGCATAAGGATTTTGCCATGGTTGTAGTAAAAGGTGCTCGAAGCTTGGTTTTTGATTTTGTGGTGGTAAGAGTGGCCGCAGAGAATACACATACGGAAATACATCTTGATACCGACGAAGCAAATACTTCTAATCTTCGTACCGGCGACGGTGCTGAATTACTTCATGTTAATGATAAAAAACTACGTTTAGAACAAATTATTAATATGTTTGACGAAAGACAGTTAAGAATATTAGAGCAATCGGTAGACGAAATTCTAGTAGATGAAAAAAAACGTCTAGCCATGATGGAAGATATACTGTCCAATTTGCGCAGGAAGTAG